From Gammaproteobacteria bacterium CG11_big_fil_rev_8_21_14_0_20_46_22, one genomic window encodes:
- a CDS encoding phosphopyruvate hydratase yields the protein MAAIKQLQAREILDSRGNPTVEVDVCLDDGSLGRAAAPSGASTGVHEALELRDGDKHRYLGKGVLRAVANVETKIQAVLKGQSADDQTHVDGLMLELDGTENKSHLGANAMLAVSLAVAKARAVSEKLPFYQSLVSRDRYLMPVPLMNIINGGAHADNSVDIQEFMIVPAGAPSFSEALRYGTEVFHALKAVLKAKGFNTAVGDEGGFAPDLRSNQEALDVIVQAIDQAGFSLGNDIHLALDVASSELFSEGRYHLYSEKRVLDAQGFVDYLADLVRQYPIISIEDGMAEEDWQGWAVLTRALGERVQLVGDDLFVTNPKLLARGIEEQIANAILIKFNQIGTLTETLTAIEMAQNAGFNAVISHRSGETEDTSLADLAVATNAGQIKTGSLCRTDRLAKYNQLLRIAQRLGDNAVYAGQNAFERFLTA from the coding sequence ATGGCAGCGATCAAGCAACTGCAAGCACGAGAAATTTTAGATTCACGCGGTAACCCAACCGTAGAAGTGGATGTTTGCTTGGATGATGGCAGTTTGGGGCGTGCGGCTGCCCCGTCGGGTGCATCGACGGGGGTGCATGAAGCCTTAGAACTGCGCGATGGCGACAAACATCGCTATTTGGGTAAAGGTGTGTTGAGGGCCGTGGCGAATGTTGAGACTAAAATACAAGCGGTGCTCAAAGGCCAGTCTGCCGATGATCAAACCCATGTTGATGGTTTAATGCTTGAGCTTGATGGCACGGAAAATAAATCTCACTTGGGCGCTAATGCGATGTTGGCGGTATCTTTGGCGGTGGCGAAGGCTCGCGCCGTATCGGAAAAGCTCCCCTTTTATCAAAGTTTAGTTTCGCGTGATCGCTACCTGATGCCTGTGCCTTTGATGAATATCATCAATGGTGGTGCGCATGCTGACAATAGTGTCGATATCCAAGAATTTATGATTGTGCCAGCCGGCGCGCCCAGTTTTTCTGAAGCGCTGCGTTATGGCACGGAAGTTTTTCATGCACTCAAAGCTGTTTTAAAAGCTAAAGGCTTCAATACCGCCGTGGGTGACGAGGGCGGCTTCGCCCCCGATTTGCGTTCTAATCAAGAGGCTTTGGATGTGATTGTTCAGGCGATTGATCAAGCCGGCTTTTCACTGGGCAACGATATTCATTTGGCTTTGGACGTTGCCAGCAGCGAACTTTTTAGTGAAGGCCGCTATCACTTGTACTCTGAAAAACGTGTCTTGGATGCGCAAGGCTTTGTGGATTATTTGGCTGACTTGGTTCGCCAATACCCCATTATTAGTATCGAAGACGGTATGGCTGAAGAGGATTGGCAGGGTTGGGCCGTCTTAACACGCGCCCTGGGTGAGCGAGTACAGTTGGTGGGCGATGATTTATTTGTCACGAACCCTAAGCTTTTGGCCCGTGGCATAGAAGAGCAGATTGCTAATGCCATTTTGATTAAATTTAACCAAATTGGTACGCTCACGGAGACCTTAACGGCGATAGAAATGGCGCAAAATGCGGGCTTTAATGCGGTGATTTCGCACCGCTCCGGTGAAACGGAAGACACCAGTTTGGCGGATTTGGCGGTGGCGACGAATGCGGGTCAGATTAAAACGGGTTCCTTGTGCCGCACGGACCGTTTGGCAAAATACAATCAGCTCTTGCGGATTGCGCAACGTTTGGGCGATAATGCCGTTTATGCCGGTCAAAATGCCTTCGAGCGTTTTTTAACGGCGTAG
- a CDS encoding cell division protein FtsB — translation MTLRSLALGLFVLLMFLQYQLWFSSDGLGKTARLKSSIAAQQASNQKFSKINDTLTQRINMIQHNQQALEDIARDQLGMIKKDETYYQFVK, via the coding sequence ATGACATTACGTTCACTAGCCCTAGGACTCTTTGTTCTGCTGATGTTTTTGCAATATCAGCTCTGGTTTTCATCCGATGGTCTTGGCAAAACGGCCCGATTAAAATCCAGCATTGCCGCGCAGCAAGCGTCGAACCAAAAGTTCAGCAAAATCAATGATACACTGACCCAGCGTATCAATATGATCCAGCATAACCAACAAGCCCTGGAAGACATTGCCCGAGATCAATTGGGTATGATCAAGAAAGACGAAACTTACTACCAGTTTGTTAAATAA